One genomic window of Punica granatum isolate Tunisia-2019 chromosome 1, ASM765513v2, whole genome shotgun sequence includes the following:
- the LOC116193159 gene encoding putative B3 domain-containing protein At1g78640 produces the protein MTSAAKESSIHVSIVTSCAAVVPYSQSVGCSTNPRPLPPGKFLLHSRENVLPFKRPAGSEELISKIKPPLKKKKPAANNEGPMWKPARKIAFLRGNGRAVGDNQVSTDLVLYSCPWKIKKKLEKSDLGGLSRLLLPKSDVKKHILPLMSDKWVAKIGSDSGMGVTMWDRDTESEHPVVLKYWWSSGCFVLNGHWIDMFVTRRRLKVGDEIGFFWSHYDWKFYFTVLERGQEGAEQH, from the coding sequence ATGACTTCAGCAGCAAAAGAGTCGAGCATCCATGTCTCGATCGTGACTAGTTGTGCAGCTGTGGTGCCCTACTCTCAAAGTGTTGGTTGTTCCACAAACCCTAGGCCTTTGCCTCCGGGGAAATTCTTGCTGCACTCAAGAGAGAATGTCTTGCCCTTCAAGCGTCCTGCAGGTTCCGAGGAACTGATCAGCAAGATTAAGCCGcccttgaagaagaagaagccggcAGCAAACAATGAGGGGCCTATGTGGAAACCGGCTCGAAAGATTGCTTTCTTAAGAGGTAATGGCCGAGCCGTAGGAGATAATCAGGTGTCGACTGATCTGGTTCTCTACTCTTGCCCATggaagatcaagaagaagcTGGAAAAAAGTGACCTGGGTGGGCTGTCGAGGTTGCTCCTCCCGAAATCCGACGTCAAGAAGCACATTCTTCCCCTCATGAGCGACAAGTGGGTTGCTAAAATCGGCAGTGACAGTGGGATGGGCGTGACCATGTGGGACAGGGACACGGAATCTGAGCATCCGGTGGTGTTGAAGTACTGGTGGTCTTCTGGGTGTTTCGTTCTCAATGGCCATTGGATTGACATGTTCGTGACTCGGAGGAGGCTCAAGGTCGGTGATGAGATAGGATTCTTCTGGAGCCATTATGATTGGAAGTTCTATTTCACGGTCCTCGAACGAGGTCAGGAGGGAGCAGAGCAACATTAG